GCTcgatattttgtttaaaaaaatcaatttaaattcTGTCCCAATGTAACATTTAAATGTTACAAAAAGTTAAGATCACTAAAAAAGTTCCATTCTGTTTCAAAAGAATTTTATCATAATCTTTCTGCAAATTCCATGAACCATACACGAAAGGTTACAACACAAAGTTTAgcaaaagtaaataaacaatattgcTTACAAAATAGCCAACCTAAAATAGCACTAGGTGGGTACAGTTAACAATTTCTCTAAATGTCAGTGAGTGTAGGCGGAAACACACGCAGGGAATGGCGTTTGCCCGGATATTACTCGGCTCGCACGGCGTGTTCCTTCGACTTTCCTTGAACGTCCTTTGGCACATCCACGCCGAAGGCCAAATTGGAGTGTAATTTTATTGGAAACCTGTTTACTATCACTATTTACTTTATCAAAGTGTAGCAGACTATATTGACCGTTACGAACATTAAAATTAGTAGTTAAAATAGCTAAATAATCGAGTTTTAATGCGTCAAATAGTGTGTGAAGATTATATCAtgtattatcatcatttcagctacaggaagGAATAGCTGAAAATAGGCATTCCCAAAAGATTTCCAGGTTGACCGGTTTGCCGTGTGCATGAGCCTTATTGCAACCTGTATCGCGTATACCTATGCTTATGTTAAAGTTCAAGTTTGTTAAAACTGAGTACTTCAATAACTTCTCAGTTTTAACTGAACTGAATTTTGTGTGCAACGTTGGatgcaattttatttaattcaaaattaatagCTTTATCGGTCATCCATTAACTCCCATAATAGTTCCTACGAATGCCTGGCAATGACGTTCGATGAAAGGTCTGTAAAACGGTCACAGCACTCCGGTCGAATTTTCCCATACATTAAGATTCGCTAGCCTGTTCATTGAGTGTCGTGAGCCGTCATTCATTAACAGACTCGACTCTAGGCCTTGAAACATAATAGCTTTTTCTGTTTGACCGAAACGCGCATTGGTATTCAACTGTAACGATTGTGTTGAGCGGAATTGCTTTTTATTTGCACTTTTTTGGGATAAGATTTTTGGGAAGTTCTTGTATTAAGAAGATTAAAGACAAAatcacaataaattaataattaatatactttatgtttattttaaataaataataattgtttaaaACTCCAAGTCCTTGGCATGAACGCCAAAGGGATGATCCTTATGATCTAGACCcctgtaaagaaaaaaaaaacattcaaattattttaaagcaTTTGCATTTTAGTCTCTAAGTATAgagctaaaagaaaaaaacaccGCGTAATGTTACAATATACGAACGCGTCAGTAATTTCTCCCTTGTAACTTTGAAATTGGCTTGGATTCGATTCCAAGACCGAGCTTTATCTTTTATAGGTGACATTTATTAACTTTGACCTGAAATAAGGCGATTAAATATACCGCCAGATCAATAGACTGTGCCAAATGTCGCAGACTTTGCCAAAATACGACTTTACGATATACGATATGCCATTGTTCAGTGGCTAAAtggattaaaaattaaaacacattttatCGAGCAAATTAATCAGTTTAATCCAGATTTAGTTCTGTTCCATtagctttttatatttttatgaatattaatttaGGACTTgctacattaatttattatttaaagtgaCATAAATCTGAGTAACTTTTACCCAGAAAAGTAGATTGTAATGTTCTTAACTCTTTATCGTGGTAAGAATTTGGGTTATAATTCTGAACTTACTCATGTTGCAATACGAAGCGACCGTTGCACTCCAAAGTAGAAATATCAGCAATATCCTCTTTTGTCAACGTGAAATCCCATATACTGAAGTTCTCCAACATACGTTTTGGGTTTGAAGACTTTGGGATCACGATCATTCCGCGGTCGATGTGGTATCTGGAGGTATAAATAACATCAAACTTTTtagcattaaaaaaatacatggcAATGTGACGTGCAATAAAATAATCTGAATTTGAATACACTTTCGCAAATAAGGGTTTGTCAAAAGTATCTATAACTATAACGAATTCGTAATCGATCGGAAAATAAGGTAAGAAGCTATTGTTAAAGAATGAGTAGGTACATACAGACGGaaatgatgattttacataatttttaaaccATTTAATCCATGCATTACCCGAATTACTATGTAGtactacttttattatttttcaagatAAGATAATATTATATACAAGGCATTTGTTGCCTTGAATTTGAATGGTAGAATGACTTCACAAATGTTAAGTCATCGGTCATCCAAGCATTATTGTACATAAAattataagtttatcaataTACTTAAGCCATCGAAGTACTTATTACCCGTCATCATAACGTTATCTTGGAATACTTACTATATCAATAATACTATTAATAAGAAGAACTCTTTGTAATcgtattcgctgggtgcgaagtactaggtgggggggacataatctatcgcagcgctcatggtggtcaaaagtagaaataatgtaagctctgtcatcagatgtatctgtcaatggcaaagcgattctacataatacattttaatatcattaattaatcgcatgaaaagggtcctactgggaacttaaataaaagagtggactgtatttcgatagggctgttttaatagccgtttacaatttggaaataactaaactatacaacgtggtagtacaaaaatgagtcacagtagttgttgtgcacagatgtttgccttatgatgagagcgtgaattattgaactctgcccttgttttgttcttaattcttctacatctcggacttgtccagccaataccaacaactttcctttaaatacggtttgtggttggaatttgatattgtaactctcacaaacccggtcttcaaaacgatactcatttcgatctgaaaacgatatttaatttattactagcgatacagaaacatttaaatatatttactgttatataatgaaaccgttaaagtagctttttctttttgttttactgtaaaactacaactataaatgaagtaaacaaaccctgaaacaatcaaaattaaacacactttttggacttacctcatttgatttgaatgaccaaaatgatttcaaaaccttttttccacccaaatcgtggtatcacaacaatttattagttgaaaatatttgttattttttcatttcgatattttttcacaaatatacgacctaaatgtcaatgtgacagaacccacaaagttgtggacgctagttggcgctgtaatcgtgcacggagccaattTAATCCACTGCCTGCCTTAAAATAGTGGTCAAAGTTGCTTACCTAATTAAAACTTGCGCTGTAGTCTTCTTGTACTTATTGGCCACTGCCTTTATTTTGGGATCGTCTAACAGGCTCGGATCTTCTGGTTTAGCCCATGGACGAGCAGGGCTTCCGAGCGGGCTGTATGCCGTGATGGTGATGCCACGCGCCTTGCAGAACTCGAACAACTTTGTTTGTGGCAGGTACGGGTGAGACTCCACCTAAACATAGAGTTAGAGAAAAAGATCGTCAATTGTCTCTACATCAGACGTTATTAGGATGCAGAAATCTTTCTCTACAAACACTGGTCAAACCATCACTGATCTACCATGTATTGGTAAAAATCAAGTAGCTCACCTTCCTAGAGCATCAATGATAGGTACCTATTACATGATATTTCTCTGCATCTACATAAAAACACACACACTAAAATTACTAAAGCAAGCAGCAACCTCAATTTTCACACATAATACTTACTTGATTGGTCACCggcttgattttagcaattcccAACACTCTGTCAATTTGTTTCGAATTGAAATTGCTGAGACCGATGCTTTTGACCAGACCCTTTTCAACTAAATTTTCCATTGCTTTCCACGTGTCAACGTAATCGACGTCAGAATAGTAGCATTTTCCATTAGCATCTAAAGGTATAAGGTTATCGCCTTCCTAAAAGTAACGAATAAACTATTTACACACCTATCAGACACaggctttatttttttttccaataCGTGCGGGTTTATCGAGAACTCACCTTGTAAGCCATAGGCCAATGTATAAGGTATAAGTCCAGATATTCCAATCCGAGCAGGGACAAAGAAACCTTTGCCATCTTTTCTACCAAATCCGGCCTGTGATATGTATTCCATAACTTCGAAGTTACAAAAAGGTCTTCCCTGTAAGTAAAGAATGAAACAAATATTTAGTGGATCTCGACTGCTCGGTTACGGTCGTCGGTATAGTTACCGAATAACAATAAAATCTAAAAACACCGCATTGACTGAAGTAATAACACCTAAAGTAAACTACTTAATGTTGTTAGATATTAAGGTTCTTCTAACTGTTATTGTTCTTGAATAAAGTGCCTTTCTATGTCTAaagataaaacatacttaattttgatttatgtttttaagTAATTAGCACTCGTGCGAAGCTGGTGCGGTTCGCTAGACATTGAAAATGTTAAGAGGCTTGAACTTTCGTCTTGAGATTATTTCTGAGAATCTGATGCCAGTTACCTCATCATCTATTGGATTGTATTACctctataattatttttattttacgggTTCCTGACTTAAAGTTATCTTTCACAACCTTGCGTGTTAAACGGTTAAAATTAAAGGCGATTTAGCTACCGGTAGGAAATTACATACCTTTTTACTACTCCCTGTTGAATCTTATCCCTGATCGCCTGTCCGACCTCCTTTTCGTTATCGTAAAAGTACGCACCATCGATGTGCCGATAACCCATGTCGATCGCTTCGCATATCGCGCGGTACACGTCGTCGCCAGACTCCGCCTGGATGACCAGCCAAAATTGACTTTACATGACAATATCCATAGTTAATTATTAACAATATCTATATTTTATCCATAAAGTTATTGTTACAATATCCATTATTATTTGCTAACTCACAAAATAAATAGAGATTTAATTAACCAAAAATCTTTTTcacacataaataaattataataagaaaaaagtactcGATTTTTGCGATATCATTGTCTTCATCGTATCTTCAGACGGAGTAAAGCTACActtttatcattaaaatattttcaaggtTAGGTAATTATAAACAGGTGTATGTCTGCTAGTAAAATAACGATAGGTATTGAGATATTGACTCCCAGATATCAAGATAAAAAACATCTGATGAGTTATCACGTCTGAAATCGGTTTGGTATTGCAGAACCgggcataataataatttacggCCGGTTCTCAAATTATCAAGGGTTAGCACAGCATCCTCAATCGCACATTAGCATCACATCCGTACAGTCGTGTTCAGGTCCGTAGTGCGTAGTGCAACAGGTTcagtaaatattataggtacatattttactAAGTAGCTGTGCTCACTTCACTACTGCTACCTACTTGCGATATTTATAAAGCGGTTCAGTTTTCTTTTACATATGAAAGAAAAACAGTTTtcttatgtaggtattattatgatttttattCAAGACTTGAGTagagtacctacattaaaacTCAAAGAacacatcatcaaaaaattgaCTGCACTACTAATTAGGTTGAGATAAATGAAAGAAGAACGTGCATTATGTAGAGTTGGAACTTTTGGAAGAGCCTAAAATTAACCAAATTGAAAGTTCATTGCTCTGAATGCTCTTCCTAGGATAAATCATTTTGTAGTAACTGACATCTCTCCGTGGACAACAACATTTGAATTTTCGATTCCATTTCCATTGCATTACTTAATGGCAACGATCTTAACTGTGCTGCCACACTTTgaccaaaataata
This window of the Ostrinia nubilalis chromosome 9, ilOstNubi1.1, whole genome shotgun sequence genome carries:
- the LOC135074495 gene encoding aldo-keto reductase family 1 member B1-like isoform X1, encoding MASKLAPLVKFNNGLTCPILGLGTWQAESGDDVYRAICEAIDMGYRHIDGAYFYDNEKEVGQAIRDKIQQGVVKREDLFVTSKLWNTYHRPDLVEKMAKVSLSLLGLEYLDLYLIHWPMAYKEGDNLIPLDANGKCYYSDVDYVDTWKAMENLVEKGLVKSIGLSNFNSKQIDRVLGIAKIKPVTNQVESHPYLPQTKLFEFCKARGITITAYSPLGSPARPWAKPEDPSLLDDPKIKAVANKYKKTTAQVLIRYHIDRGMIVIPKSSNPKRMLENFSIWDFTLTKEDIADISTLECNGRFVLQHEGLDHKDHPFGVHAKDLEF
- the LOC135074495 gene encoding aldo-keto reductase family 1 member B1-like isoform X2, with protein sequence MASKLAPLVKFNNGLTCPILGLGTWQAESGDDVYRAICEAIDMGYRHIDGAYFYDNEKEVGQAIRDKIQQGVVKREDLFVTSKLWNTYHRPDLVEKMAKVSLSLLGLEYLDLYLIHWPMAYKEGDNLIPLDANGKCYYSDVDYVDTWKAMENLVEKGLVKSIGLSNFNSKQIDRVLGIAKIKPVTNQVESHPYLPQTKLFEFCKARGITITAYSPLGSPARPWAKPEDPSLLDDPKIKAVANKYKKTTAQVLIRYHIDRGMIVIPKSSNPKRV